The Puntigrus tetrazona isolate hp1 chromosome 13, ASM1883169v1, whole genome shotgun sequence genome contains the following window.
GTAAAGGCTTTTTTACTCTATGCAGAAGAATGTATACGGCTGATGCTGATATCTAAAGACCGGGAAGGCTTTCATTTGTTCCCTAAAGCTACACGCGCACTTACTGTGTGAGCTCTATAGTGGCTCGACGAGAGAACGTCCAGGCCGTCCTCTCcttcacttctgcggggatctCTTTCTTATCCTCATAACCCAGAAAATACAGGGAGAATCGCATGGAGGGGAAATCAAACTTCTGCAACAGCCTGCAGAGAAATTCACGTCAGTGCTTGAATTATAAACCCATTCACATCCTTATTTTCTGTACGCACATTACActgtttattatattagaaGAATGGAAGCAAGTGCATTTTGTATACAACTTTCTGCAGACCTAGCACATTTAGCCTACCAAAGCGAATCGTATCGAGACCGAATTCTCATTTCTAGAAGAGGAAAAAGTTCTCACGTCATTCCCAGTATGCGTGTGTAGAAATCCAGGGACTTAACCGGATCCTTAACCCGAAGCATTGTCTGCTGCATCATGAAGTCCTACACGGCGGCATACACGACATGCAGTGAGGATAAAACCGATAACGTGAcgaaaaatgataaaacagcGGCATCCAAAAGGCCTTATGAGACCCTTATGGTCTCAAGCATTCAGTAACATTACTAATAGAATTCAAgctatgcaatatttaaattatgacctttattaacatattttaattattcaaaagatGTAATTCCGTACTATCTAGCAGCAAACTATGGATATGCTGTTATGTGCTTATTAACAGCTCTCTAAAATAGATGTTAGTTTACAGCATCTCTTTGCAAACTTTGTTAAGATTATTGATGCCATTTTTACATAGTGTTGTTATGGTAATATTTATAAGTAGGCACCGCTCTGTCTGTAACGCCGAAGGAGCCACAGGTCAGCATTTCATCTGTGTAAAATGTCAAAGGTCAACCCATATCAACCAGCATTACATACAGAATTACATACAGAAACAAGTCTGTGTTGATTTTCATATCCATATGACTCAGCAATACAGCACTTACACACACAATCTCTAAAACCCATGTGAGAAACTAATAGACCCGCATAAACCACTGTAAAGTAACATCGACATTAAAGAGATGCGATGATTCGCGAGGTTTGCCCGCAGTAGTTAAGAGTTATAAAGGAGAATAGGGAAATGAGCGACGAGCTTCgcgtttgattgacaggtctCGCCCTAGTCCCGGACTCAAGTGCAGCGTCTTACTTTAGTGATGGCGTTCCCCTCTTTGCACGCAGCGGCAGCTGCTTCGTTCGTCAGCCCTTGGTCGGTCATTTTTTTAGGCGGGTTGCGGCTTGGTGGTCACTCGGCGGCTGACGCTTCGGCGGAAAGATACCACGCAAGGGGCGTGGTCGGTGCGCGTAACGTCAGCGGCCTGACGCCACCGTGGGAGGGGCTATAAAAATAAACGATATGCTGTAGTTTCTCTCTCCTACCTGCAGAGGGCGAGAAAGTATTTCCCAGTGAGTGGGTTTtcattatcaaaatatatacaggctatataaaaaaaatgtttgtttaacaaTCTGATAAATACGCAAATTGTGTGTGCctctattaatacattttaataaatcaaatcattcAAATACAGACGCTTGTGCAGAAAAAGTCTTCATTTAGTAAACAAGCtggcaaataaaaatgcttttccaCCGAAATTACCTGGAAGATACCGTCTCTCTGCATTTCCATCACAGTCGAAATTGTACTGTGAAGATTACGTAAAGTACCAGGATGTTTTGGGTCACTGTTGACCTCCACAGTATTTTCTcttactatgaaagtcaatggcgACCCAAAAGAGCCTAGTTATaaattcttttcaaaatatcctcattTGTGATCAATAGAAATCCATACGTGATTGGAACTGCTtgagggtaaatgatgacagattttttttttcaagtgaacTGTGGTTTTGCTGTAGGATGCAACGTTTCCTAGGGTTGGGGTCAGCCACGGGCAGAGTTTCCTCTGATTTACTGTCTGGAGAAGTTGAACTAAAGACTGTTTCCGCTCAGTCAGAAGATAACAAACATGTTGGATATTTTTAGATGACTTGGAACATCAAAGGCAGCCCCAAGCAGCATGCTTCAGCATGAGTTTGGTGTTTTTGGAAAGAGTAGAGTATTCCATCCAAGTGCATGATATCTAGtgcattaaaaatctttaaaaaaaaaaaagtaatgtagaGGAAACAGGCTCATTCTCAAACTCCTCCAGAGTAATAATTTGAGTTTCCAATGTCGGCCACTGCATATGATTTTCAACGGCACAGAATTAGGCAGGGACACAATGACATGTTTCACCTTCCAGCGGCTGCTAAATTGTCCCTAGCAACAATTTTGATTGCCGTTGTTTGCCCTGAAAAGAAGttgcatgcaaaaaatatgttttttaaccttaaaaacactgtgaaaatgctatggtaaaaactgttaaacggttaatggtaaattcctgtaaaacgTATAGGGAAAAACGCACAAACTGACATggccagaattccctgcattgcatttcaaattt
Protein-coding sequences here:
- the glo1 gene encoding lactoylglutathione lyase, translated to MTDQGLTNEAAAAACKEGNAITKDFMMQQTMLRVKDPVKSLDFYTRILGMTLLQKFDFPSMRFSLYFLGYEDKKEIPAEVKERTAWTFSRRATIELTHNWGSETDDSQSYHNGNSDPRGFGHIGIAVPDVYAACKLFEENGVTFVKKPDDGKMKGLAFIQDPDGYWIEILSPNNMVPITS